A segment of the Neoarius graeffei isolate fNeoGra1 chromosome 5, fNeoGra1.pri, whole genome shotgun sequence genome:
cgtgcgatatcggagcgcagattagagatgggatttatggctctttgatgggatccgcatctttgtgatccgttctttgaaaagagccgttcaaaagactggctcatttggctctttttaaatatttattcagttttaagaagacggcgtctaaagaagccagatccctctgcttagacagtgacatcaatatttctggacatacataaagcaacctagacttacattattgtaacccctaaacgctcataaataaccattaaaaaacaatgagggcttcaatgaatgtccatgcagaacggcttttctgtaaaaaaaaaaaaaaagaacccactcaaaaacatagttaccaagaacgcaagaatattttatagaaaaacacttgttttacaaaaatatttaagtctgagatacaaaatagatacaactacaataaatataaacacaagaactagttatcacacaagaacattttaatagaaaaaaaacaaactttctatattaaaaatattgaaattgtaacaaaaatagatacaactaaacagtcagataaatagataaagttataacaagaacacaagattattttaatcggaaaaacaaactattaatgcaaaaaatatattattattagaaaaatagatacaactagacaaacagataaataaataaaatacacaaaaatagaacaaacaaaatgacgatagaataaattaaatgaacgtccgtgcaaagtagttttcccacaatattatcattaatatcacacaataacattataaactatatacaaaacaatttgaactattaggcaaacagataaaacttgaataaataaaaggcaaatgaatgcttgcttgcacgcgcacacacccccCATTATGAATCATGTTGTTatatttcacctgttgccaggtgcgtttggcactgctgttgcctctgaaatgttcacaggaccgacaccaactgagtcaaagggactgaacagccagtcatcctaattcatgtgactctgtgcacagatcagcttaagtaggcgactccatgaatttaccataccaaattttattcaggatttttcggacattaaacaagctatatatgactggggccacgtcgaaggaccattttctgtgacttgtgattgatcatgaagcttctctcatcctatacttctgttctggaacatgtagaagggagaatgtacttgcgcatttacccgatcggcaattcgttgccaacatgcttgccgctccttattggcagccgctgtgttagattttgctcttaatgttgttttgaactcctcgtagctttgcattatgacagcgcattcttcctccgtgaagtacggcgaccgtgccattgtgaacagtggggatttgcgctgataacctcccctttaacgtgaacgcgcattaaccctgattaggttaaaccaggttcaacaaatcaacttcataactggcgtcgtagtaccgtttaaccccaaacaagataaccaggttttgtcaaccccggtttagcgggggaaccctgggttacttctgggtaggttaacctccgttcgtagtccaGGGCCCTGGAGAAGCTCACTGATGTTTTTACCTTGGTAACGTCTACAGACCTCCAAAGGTGGTGTtttccttttgtttgtttgtttaattttttttcgaTGTGTggattttatgattattattatagtttGAGGTTTTTAGTTTTTACATTTGGACCTTCCGTGGCTGTCGCTCTTCATACTCGGGCTTTACTAATTTCATGAAAACCTCATAAGTCTAATTTTATAAGTTTCTCCGTTTTCATCCTGGGCTTTTAGTTCTTTAACGGAGCTTTTTTTGATTCAAATATTCAATCTTAGGGTTTTATTTTAAGGCTTAATTATCATTCTCAGGTTTTACTGtacagtttattattattattattattattattatactacttGGTGGATTTTAAGCTTGATTTAAATTGTAGGCTTGTaccttaatgttttttttttggagaccATTTTTGattcttgagtagatttttttgaCCTCATGTTTTTAAATGTCAGCCTTTTAATAGCTCATAAATATaaattttttaaaacttttttatttgttttatttgattattttaatacttttattgcacttttttttttttgtttattcctgactctttctatctgtgagctgctggaacgtaaATTTCATGTTCAGAATTtccgagggatgaataaagtttatcttatcttgtcttaatgaagctttttttttttttttaaagatttttggtTTAAATTCTGCTTTTAGGAGCATCATTAGATCTTTAGTTTTGACTTTTGGAACTTGAGTCGAATCTGTAAATTTTTTGTGTAAATGTTTAATATTTAACTGATGGAAATGTGTCGCTACTCATTAAATCCTGTTGTAATCCTGTGACTGGTCGCTCGGGGAGAAACCTGGGGGAATCTGTTTGATTTGAGTCTCTGTGTTTGGTGTTTCAGGTGTGTGTGGCGGTCGGAGCGGTGATCTTGATCTCGGGTCTGTCGGTGCTGCTCGTCGGTTATGCCACGCCCCCACGCCTGGAGGCATTTGGACAGGATGAGTTGCTGTTCGTGGACGGCCGAGCCATGCGCTTTAACCGCGCCCTGGATGCTTGCAAACTGGGCGGAGCCGTGCTCTTCTGTGTGGGCGGAGCCGGCATGGCAGCCGGCCTCCTCTTGTTAGCAGCCTGCGGGCAGGGCGGAGCCAAAGACGAGCTCCACCTCCAGCGACGCTTCAAAGAGCGACTTGCAGAGATCCAGGCGTCTGTTCCGAACCCCGGGGACGCCAAAGTTCCCGTCACGCTGTCCAAAGTCCAGAACGTCCAGCCTGGCACTGAACCCTGACCTCCACAGCAGTACACCTTCTTCAATACGTTTGATAATTCTAGAAAACATCAATATGTTTAATTTGTCGAGCAGCACACTTTAAGCCCAAGAGTGCTTCACTCACGACTCACAGTTCAGGACACAAATACACACGGTGATGCGTACACTTTTACTTCCTGGTTTTCCTGGGAACGACACGCTGCATTGAATTTcttgaaataaaatgtaaatttGAATTTGAAATTACCTTAAATAATGGAACAAATTGAGTTCATTAAGTATGCGTGTTGAATATTGCACCAGTGAAACCAGTGATCAGCTCAGACCAGCCTTACTGGGATGGAGATTAAAGCTCAGCGCTTTTGCCCAATTCATGAAAAGAACAAATTAATTTAGCATAAGAATTTATTTGGAGCTGCTAATCTtaactggaacacacacacacgggtcatgTTTTTTTTCTAGAAAATGCAAAACTCAAGCCTTTTCATGACAGTAATGTAATATTTCTACTGAGAAAAGCCGACagggctttcttttttttttcagaattaaaTCTCAATAGTTATTAAAATTTGTTTTGTAGAAAAAAAAGGCTGAAGCCAAATAGTAATTTTAATCTAAAATTTTTAGAGAAAAGTCCATCATCATGTCTCAAAGTAGAATTTTAATTCCAACATGAATTTCATGAGGCCGTAAAGTGAAAGTAGTTTCCATGTGCGATGTTCATGCTCACAAAGCAACATTTTTTTTACGTCCGAAACGAGCATTTAGTTTTCCTGAACAGGAAGCTAGTATGAAGCTGAGCGTGTAACGGAAAAGAAACAAAGAATATACATTTAAAGTGTTAATTTGCtggacaggccacgcccacaagaAACAACCTACAAGTGAAATGTCTCCTGCAAGTGTGAACTTTTGGTCTCTGCAGCTAGCAATGATAATCATGTCTACtccgttgcttttttttttcagggatgACTTTTCGTTTTTAAGTCTCATCATTATCATATCTGTGCAACAGTTAACGAAATAactatttctgctttccaaacaaCACATCATGAACACGTCGTCAGCCGTCTGATTTGAGCCGATTTCTCCAAACATGCGAATCAGAACCCGCAATGTTTCCATAAAACAATGAAAAAATGAATGTAAGAAGTGTATAAGTTGTATAAATGTAGCCCATTTTAACCCATGTTAGGTTCTGTGGATGCAGGAAGCTGAAAGGAGAGTCGAATATTTCCACGAGTTATGAGACCCAAGGAGTTCGCTTTTGTCCCAATTGGCTTTCCATAACCCACATATTAataattttttctgtattttctgcGCGCAAAACAAAGTTTTTCTTTCAGAGCTGCAAAAAACATTCGCAATCCATTCGTTAGCTGTTCTGCTGAATCGGCAGGATTTTATCGTATCGAACCTTTTTTATTGGTCCAACCCAAAATACGGCACATCTGGGTCTGGAGGTCACATTTCTTTTTGTCTGACGAtgaagtctgtctgtctgtctgctttgATATTGAACTTTGTGTTTTACACTTGTGTTTTTGGAAAGATAAATTTTTGTTTTGTGTCGTATTGAGTGCTGAAGCACATGTTGGTGCAGGAGCTACACGGACGACAATAGcggggtttttgttttgttttgttttttgtcagcTATTTTCCAAtttttttccagtttactgaaaaTATGgtatctgcaatttttttttttttatacttcacTTTTTGGTTCATTGTCGACACACTGCGAAAAATTTGGAACTGATTTGTTGTGACAAACTGCTCCAGAGCCACAAGAAGTCCagggctgtgtccaaaatcactcactcattcactactccctactcactatctagggaattctatatagatgacttgcaaccacgtgatcaaaatgtgctacgtcatgaccgtctgccatgatggtggacctacaaagcaactcggacagcagccgctgaaagtgtgtctgtaaataatgctgaattttctcagtatcaccacgatttgaacgctcaaacgaagatttgatacaaagagaagatagacttgtgtagttttgacccatattgtttaaaaaagtcagacttttctgaagataagacacttctaccgaccatcgagtacctagatatcgcgttctatctggttcggctgccgaagaatcgaGTCCGACCTCGGATGAAACGTAGCCCATGTTCAGTCTGGATTATTTCTATCGTATAAATTTGCTGGCGCTCCTGGaggtgaaatggtaatacacgtgttaaaattataacaacgaccgagtgaaccacaacaagagagaacgctcattttattgcaaagttctagcaacacgaaataaaattcttccatgagatcatcgagaaagcttttgaatctcacctgagataaaacgatcactgcaaacacgagctgttttggtttgagtctgttagatcagccctgccgatgctgttcagccgtgctcgtgtcCTCTCCGTActgagcctcagagtttcctcgccctctttccgaatcacggacggaattctaaaaaatcagaacgccacggtcacgagtcctgttgtgaccacgaccatatacagcacaaagatgcagtatggcagagctaaaagaacgcttaaagcagcagAAAAACAAAAAGTTGTGCACATGTGATTGTTTTgtctggaatgtcgcttgaccctgcatttgtatttatatccaccaacatggccgacatccgggtttctattttgctttgacgtcacttgcaagtcaaggatggaggactgtatagtgagctcgtttgtaaaatgaaaaaaaaaaaacactttgggacactactccgctgcgctgttatttacgtcatgactgtcgcacaattaaaacgtgccaaatcagtcggctggtgggttttcaaaataacaaaTACACGCATGTGATTaaaatttttgtgataaatccatattatactgagcgtatttcccacattaataaatacaaagtactttgtgtctgctgcatctttcagttcttttaaatcgaggctgaatcctttctttcttctttgccactgcgttttattcagtcaaatttgaggcttttgattaattcctcgctctgcactcaaacttttattcttgtattttatctcattcaattttagcttattttctattctcttactatttttcatTAAATATTCTCTCGTTGCTGCACGGgtgctctgccatttttctttcacCGCGACGGCAATGcacgatgggatatattgcttgtttAGTGCCTGTCGGTTgttcactacttttcacgatgcattgtgggatactttgagtgcactctatagggtgtaataattctcactatccatccggacagcactacaaaatggcgacctcacaCTATCGTGAGTAGTGagagattttggacacagggcagaTATTCATACGAACCGGGAAATAAAATGCTTCTTTGTGTGAAATTCACTTTCAGTATTGTTTGTTTTTGCGTTCTCATGTACAACAGCGTCACAGCTTGAAAAGGAAAAGCCGAGTCTGTTGGATGGTTGATGTTCTGAATGTACCATATTGGTAAAAACAATAAAAGCCGCATCTCCAGGTCTGCGTTTGTGTTCCTTTCTTCTTCCACGACTCAGCTCTGCACTTGAAACAGTTCTGTATCATGAGATAGATCTCATGTCATCTTCGTTTTGTGTTATCCGATTACAATTTTTGTGGGAGTTTGCTCTGCTGCTTCCCACCTGGACACCTTACCCAGTAGTTTTTTCAAATCTGTCCTTCATCTCATAAcagcagatgtgcttcagattatAAATACATCACTACAAACTGGCatttttcctcatctcatctcatctcattatctgtagccgctttatcctgttctacagggtcgcaggcaagctggagcctatcccagctgactacgggctaaaggcggggttcaccctggacaagtcgccaggtcatcacagggctgacacatagacacagacaaccattcacactcacattcacacctatgctcaatttcagtggcggctggtagtc
Coding sequences within it:
- the nrsn1 gene encoding neurensin-1; protein product: MASCPELCGSEYGDGGPQRYGVRSYLHQFYEDCTSSIWERHRDELQTQRLASRWSSVLWKVCVAVGAVILISGLSVLLVGYATPPRLEAFGQDELLFVDGRAMRFNRALDACKLGGAVLFCVGGAGMAAGLLLLAACGQGGAKDELHLQRRFKERLAEIQASVPNPGDAKVPVTLSKVQNVQPGTEP